A window of the Lactuca sativa cultivar Salinas chromosome 7, Lsat_Salinas_v11, whole genome shotgun sequence genome harbors these coding sequences:
- the LOC111890958 gene encoding ATP synthase gamma chain, chloroplastic: MSCSNLTMWVSSKPSSLDSSALSFRSFISPVQIPNSNPSISNSRPSSSSINCSLKELRGRIESVKNTQKITEAMKLVAAAKVRRAQEAVVNARPFSETLVEVLYSINEQLQVEDVDVPLTSVRPVKKVALVVVTGDRGLCGGFNNMILKKAEARIRELKTLGLEYVVISVGKKGNSYFSRRPYIPVDKFLDGSNLPTAKEAQAIADDVFSLFVSEEVDKVELLYTKFVSLVKSDPVIHTLLPLSPKGEICDINGVCVDAAEDEFFRLTTKEGKLTVERDVVRAETIDFSPILQFEQDPVQILDALLPLYLNSQILRALQESLASELAARMTAMGNATDNAVELKKNLSQVYNRRRQAKITGEILEIVAGADALV, from the coding sequence ATGTCTTGCTCGAATCTAACAATGTGGGTATCTTCAAAACCCTCATCACTCGATTCATCTGCCCTCTCCTTCAGATCGTTCATCAGCCCAGTTCAAATCCCAAATTCCAATCCATCAATTTCGAATTCCAGACCTTCTTCTTCCTCGATCAATTGCAGTCTGAAGGAGCTTCGTGGTCGTATAGAATCAGTGAAGAACACCCAGAAAATCACTGAAGCAATGAAGCTTGTTGCAGCTGCGAAAGTGAGAAGAGCTCAAGAAGCTGTCGTGAATGCGAGACCATTTTCAGAAACTTTAGTTGAAGTTCTTTACAGCATCAACGAACAGCTCCAAGTAGAAGACGTTGATGTCCCACTTACCAGTGTCCGACCGGTGAAGAAGGTGGCGCTTGTGGTGGTCACCGGAGACCGTGGTCTCTGCGGTGGTTTCAACAACATGATCCTTAAAAAAGCAGAAGCAAGAATTCGTGAACTCAAAACTCTTGGACTTGAATACGTAGTCATCAGTGTTGGCAAAAAAGGTAACTCTTATTTTTCCCGGCGACCATACATTCCGGTGGACAAGTTTCTTGACGGAAGCAACCTCCCCACTGCAAAAGAAGCCCAGGCGATTGCAGATGATGTTTTCTCACTTTTTGTAAGTGAAGAAGTCGATAAAGTCGAACTGTTGTACACAAAATTCGTCTCTTTGGTCAAATCCGACCCTGTGATTCATACATTACTTCCATTATCGCCCAAAGGTGAGATCTGTGACATCAATGGAGTCTGTGTTGACGCAGCTGAAGACGAGTTTTTCCGGTTGACCACAAAAGAAGGAAAGTTGACCGTTGAACGAGACGTCGTGAGGGCTGAAACCATTGATTTCTCACCGATCTTGCAATTCGAACAGGACCCAGTTCAGATTCTTGATGCTTTGCTACCATTGTATCTAAACAGTCAGATCTTGAGGGCTTTACAGGAGTCTTTAGCGAGTGAGCTTGCTGCTAGAATGACTGCTATGGGGAACGCGACTGATAATGCTGTGGAGTTGAAGAAGAACTTGTCGCAGGTTTACAATCGGCGACGTCAGGCCAAGATCACCGGAGAgattttggagattgttgctgGTGCTGATGCGTTGGTTTGA
- the LOC111891020 gene encoding pentatricopeptide repeat-containing protein At1g11710, mitochondrial isoform X2, whose translation MFLKFLRSNLSARSVHFEFRMSPELVLGFYKRVGLQTSFSPSLESVCILIHVMIRSRRYDDALVFMNNLLQTMGYSHLDVLEGLWDSYNPDISCPHVFDTLIRACTSFGDMNSAHEVIINLRMEKGFHVSVHAWNNFLNHLIKSNELNSFWKKYTEMISYGYTENIYTYNLVIYALCKEMRLYEAISIFYRMLKVGIYPNVVTFNMIINGACKTGDIELGLKLYRKMGIMSMEYINPNSITYNCLINGYSKLGNMKSAESLKDEMTKMGIKPNLITYATLVNGYLRKGCKKDAFRLCSHMVDKGIAPNNVVYNSIIHWLFFEGDTTTASVFLSYMIKTNILFDKFTNSILVTGLSRNGYLNEALDYHKWLVGKNLVDKDLFLENTLVHYLLRSGNESTLKVKQVLDDMIARGLSLDSVTYGSMIDGFSKQGSISNAIRVYDDMIKEGKKPNLVIYNSIVDGLCKNLSVDLAKIMVDELKKLGLFDVVTLNSLLNGFCANWNINEALNLFFQMQEGNLANEVTYNILVNFFCKIGSIQEGKEIMEMMVDNEVAPNSITYTILVTNAFKKSKVGCYSREEVIELHDDLMVKGVKPDGQTYDAIVGKLIGEESFEIS comes from the exons ATGTTTCTGAAGTTCCTACGAAGTAATCTTTCTGCACGAAGCGTTCACTTTG AATTTCGAATGTCACCAGAgctagttttagggttttacaaacGGGTTGGACTGCAAACGAGCTTTTCACCATCACTGGAATCTGTTTGTATCTTGATACATGTTATGATTAGGTCCAGAAGATACGATGATGCGTTAGTTTTTATGAATAACTTGCTGCAAACAATGGGTTATTCTCATTTAGATGTTCTGGAAGGCTTATGGGACAGTTATAATCCCGATATTTCATGCCCTCATGTGTTTGATACATTAATTAGGGCTTGTACTTCGTTTGGTGACATGAATTCTGCACATGAAGTGATTATAAACTTGAGAATGGAAAAGGGCTTTCATGTTTCAGTTCATGCTTGGAACAACTTCCTGAATCATCTTATAAAGTCCAATGAGCTAAATTCTTTTTGGAAAAAGTATACCGAAATGATTTCATATGGTTATACAGAGAACATTTATACATATAATTTGGTTATATATGCCCTTTGTAAAGAAATGCGATTATATGAAGCGATTAGCATATTCTACCGAATGTTAAAAGTAGGAATATATCCAAATGTGGTTACTTTCAATATGATTATCAATGGTGCGTGTAAAACAGGTGATATTGAATTGGGGTTAAAGTTGTATAGGAAGATGGGAATCATGTCAATGGAGTACATTAACCCTAATTCCATTACTTATAATTGTCTCATCAACGGGTATAGCAAGTTAGGAAATATGAAATCCGCAGAAAGCCTTAAGGATGAAATGACGAAAATGGGCATCAAACCGAATTTAATTACATATGCAACTTTAGTCAACGGGTATTTGAGAAAAGGGTGTAAGAAAGACGCGTTTAGGTTATGTTCTCATATGGTAGATAAAGGCATAGCTCCAAATAACGTTGTTTACAATTCAATCATTCATTGGCTTTTCTTTGAAGGTGACACCACAACAGCTTCAGTTTTCTTATCATACATGATAAAAACCAACATCTTATTCGATAAATTTACTAATTCTATATTAGTTACCGGATTATCAAGAAACGGGTACTTAAATGAAGCTCTGGATTACCATAAATGGCTTGTGGGAAAGAATCTTGTTGATAAAGATCTTTTCTTGGAAAACACCCTTGTTCATTATCTTCTTAGAAGTGGGAATGAATCAACATTGAAGGTAAAACAAGTTCTTGATGATATGATTGCTCGTGGACTTTCTTTAGATAGTGTCACTTATGGTTCTATGATTGATGGATTTAGCAAACAAGGGAGCATATCAAATGCAATTAGGGTTTATGATGATATGATAAAAGAGGGCAAGAAACCAAATTTAGTGATCTATAATTCAATCGTGGATGGTTTGTGCAAGAATCTTTCGGTGGATTTAGCCAAGATTATGGTGGATGAGTTAAAGAAACTCGGGTTATTTGATGTCGTGACTTTAAATAGTTTGTTAAACGGTTTTTGTGCGAATTGGAATATTAATGAGGCGTTGAATTTGTTTTTTCAAATGCAAGAAGGGAATTTAGCGAATGAAGTGACATATAATATACTTGTGAACTTTTTTTGCAAAATTGGATCGATTCAAGAAGGGAAGGAAATTATGGAGATGATGGTGGATAATGAGGTTGCTCCAAATTCTATAACTTATACAATTCTTGTTACAAATGCTTTTAAAAAGagtaaagtaggttgctattctAGGGAGGAAGTAATTGAATTGCATGATGATTTGATGGTCAAAGGGGTAAAACCGGATGGTCAAACGTATGATGCGATTGTTGGTAAGTTGATTGGTGAGGAAAGTTTTGAGATTTCATAG
- the LOC111891020 gene encoding pentatricopeptide repeat-containing protein At1g11710, mitochondrial isoform X1 encodes MFLKFLRSNLSARSVHFGKHFNLPNPEDIAFNSICVNLRQRKWKFLDQILSSDLTNSLVNRVVSEFRMSPELVLGFYKRVGLQTSFSPSLESVCILIHVMIRSRRYDDALVFMNNLLQTMGYSHLDVLEGLWDSYNPDISCPHVFDTLIRACTSFGDMNSAHEVIINLRMEKGFHVSVHAWNNFLNHLIKSNELNSFWKKYTEMISYGYTENIYTYNLVIYALCKEMRLYEAISIFYRMLKVGIYPNVVTFNMIINGACKTGDIELGLKLYRKMGIMSMEYINPNSITYNCLINGYSKLGNMKSAESLKDEMTKMGIKPNLITYATLVNGYLRKGCKKDAFRLCSHMVDKGIAPNNVVYNSIIHWLFFEGDTTTASVFLSYMIKTNILFDKFTNSILVTGLSRNGYLNEALDYHKWLVGKNLVDKDLFLENTLVHYLLRSGNESTLKVKQVLDDMIARGLSLDSVTYGSMIDGFSKQGSISNAIRVYDDMIKEGKKPNLVIYNSIVDGLCKNLSVDLAKIMVDELKKLGLFDVVTLNSLLNGFCANWNINEALNLFFQMQEGNLANEVTYNILVNFFCKIGSIQEGKEIMEMMVDNEVAPNSITYTILVTNAFKKSKVGCYSREEVIELHDDLMVKGVKPDGQTYDAIVGKLIGEESFEIS; translated from the coding sequence ATGTTTCTGAAGTTCCTACGAAGTAATCTTTCTGCACGAAGCGTTCACTTTGGTAAGCATTTCAACCTCCCAAACCCCGAAGATATTGCTTTTAATTCAATTTGTGTGAATTTAAGGCAAAGAAAATGGAAATTCCTAGACCAAATATTGTCTTCAGATCTCACAAACTCATTAGTAAATCGTGTGGTTTCAGAATTTCGAATGTCACCAGAgctagttttagggttttacaaacGGGTTGGACTGCAAACGAGCTTTTCACCATCACTGGAATCTGTTTGTATCTTGATACATGTTATGATTAGGTCCAGAAGATACGATGATGCGTTAGTTTTTATGAATAACTTGCTGCAAACAATGGGTTATTCTCATTTAGATGTTCTGGAAGGCTTATGGGACAGTTATAATCCCGATATTTCATGCCCTCATGTGTTTGATACATTAATTAGGGCTTGTACTTCGTTTGGTGACATGAATTCTGCACATGAAGTGATTATAAACTTGAGAATGGAAAAGGGCTTTCATGTTTCAGTTCATGCTTGGAACAACTTCCTGAATCATCTTATAAAGTCCAATGAGCTAAATTCTTTTTGGAAAAAGTATACCGAAATGATTTCATATGGTTATACAGAGAACATTTATACATATAATTTGGTTATATATGCCCTTTGTAAAGAAATGCGATTATATGAAGCGATTAGCATATTCTACCGAATGTTAAAAGTAGGAATATATCCAAATGTGGTTACTTTCAATATGATTATCAATGGTGCGTGTAAAACAGGTGATATTGAATTGGGGTTAAAGTTGTATAGGAAGATGGGAATCATGTCAATGGAGTACATTAACCCTAATTCCATTACTTATAATTGTCTCATCAACGGGTATAGCAAGTTAGGAAATATGAAATCCGCAGAAAGCCTTAAGGATGAAATGACGAAAATGGGCATCAAACCGAATTTAATTACATATGCAACTTTAGTCAACGGGTATTTGAGAAAAGGGTGTAAGAAAGACGCGTTTAGGTTATGTTCTCATATGGTAGATAAAGGCATAGCTCCAAATAACGTTGTTTACAATTCAATCATTCATTGGCTTTTCTTTGAAGGTGACACCACAACAGCTTCAGTTTTCTTATCATACATGATAAAAACCAACATCTTATTCGATAAATTTACTAATTCTATATTAGTTACCGGATTATCAAGAAACGGGTACTTAAATGAAGCTCTGGATTACCATAAATGGCTTGTGGGAAAGAATCTTGTTGATAAAGATCTTTTCTTGGAAAACACCCTTGTTCATTATCTTCTTAGAAGTGGGAATGAATCAACATTGAAGGTAAAACAAGTTCTTGATGATATGATTGCTCGTGGACTTTCTTTAGATAGTGTCACTTATGGTTCTATGATTGATGGATTTAGCAAACAAGGGAGCATATCAAATGCAATTAGGGTTTATGATGATATGATAAAAGAGGGCAAGAAACCAAATTTAGTGATCTATAATTCAATCGTGGATGGTTTGTGCAAGAATCTTTCGGTGGATTTAGCCAAGATTATGGTGGATGAGTTAAAGAAACTCGGGTTATTTGATGTCGTGACTTTAAATAGTTTGTTAAACGGTTTTTGTGCGAATTGGAATATTAATGAGGCGTTGAATTTGTTTTTTCAAATGCAAGAAGGGAATTTAGCGAATGAAGTGACATATAATATACTTGTGAACTTTTTTTGCAAAATTGGATCGATTCAAGAAGGGAAGGAAATTATGGAGATGATGGTGGATAATGAGGTTGCTCCAAATTCTATAACTTATACAATTCTTGTTACAAATGCTTTTAAAAAGagtaaagtaggttgctattctAGGGAGGAAGTAATTGAATTGCATGATGATTTGATGGTCAAAGGGGTAAAACCGGATGGTCAAACGTATGATGCGATTGTTGGTAAGTTGATTGGTGAGGAAAGTTTTGAGATTTCATAG
- the LOC111890998 gene encoding uncharacterized protein LOC111890998 produces the protein MTRNHDNASRSRSRKRKNSCGGVASAWSWSDVTHDVLYLVMMRLAGVVEFLSFSGVCKSWRSLALSNRKMFMASKPPMLMFISPCGNNKTCLLQDFEGRKFKTMIPQLGGRECLGLSCGYLILFGEKTRDFWLVNPITRHQLHFPNVPTIKIDKEITIRIRAVLVFSPSLNSWVFVMTSRATYEIWFSIAEEGEGKGGAWNCVSSSFRIIDIHAFKGKIYTLTYAGDSWLRRHVCELRLDPPVPKLTLLDTHFVGSTSCVFNFVS, from the coding sequence ATGACTAGAAACCATGATAATGCATCTAGGAGCAGGAGCAGGAAGAGGAAAAATAGTTGTGGTGGGGTAGCCTCAGCCTGGTCGTGGTCAGATGTTACCCATGACGTGCTTTATTTAGTTATGATGCGACTAGCGGGAGTTGTTGAATTTCTTTCATTCAGCGGAGTTTGCAAATCATGGAGGTCACTCGCACTCTCTAACAGGAAGATGtttatggcatccaaaccaccgatgCTAATGTTTATATCTCCTTGTGGTAATAACAAAACCTGCCTCCTGCAGGACTTTGAAGGAAGAAAGTTCAAAACCATGATTCCCCAATTGGGTGGCAGGGAGTGTCTTGGATTAAGCTGTGGTTACCTGATTTTGTTCGGGGAGAAAACCCGTGACTTTTGGCTTGTGAATCCTATCACACGTCATCAACTTCATTTCCCTAATGTCCCCACCATTAAGATTGACAAAGAAATCACGATCAGGATCAGGGCTGTCCTTGTCTTTTCACCTTCACTAAATAGCTGGGTATTTGTCATGACAAGTAGAGCGACATATGAAATATGGTTTTCTATAGCAGAAGAAGGTGAAGGTAAAGGAGGAGCATGGAATTGTGTTTCCTCGAGTTTCCGCATCATTGATATACACGCTTTCAAGGGGAAGATATATACCCTAACTTATGCTGGTGATTCATGGCTACGGAGACATGTATGTGAATTGCGACTAGATCCACCGGTGCCTAAATTAACATTACTCGATACACATTTTGTGGGTTCAACTTCCTGCGTTTTTAATTTTGTAAGTTGA